From a single Chthoniobacterales bacterium genomic region:
- a CDS encoding PspA/IM30 family protein has translation MFTRIANLFRGFLGLFVSGLEKANPEALLEVEKENLRKQIANYNQGLASHAGLCERLMTQVKKLEGEERDLRAKAGANLKAGNRDAAGQYALRLQTVSAQLAENRQQLEAAEKTYQDLLKARDVAVKAARDKIESLKYALTDLKIKRATAEMNEMASGMIGAIGGAGDTLNRLHEMVEEERQVASGRARVAKDSIDMGDIQIKEAEQKALADQALADFAAKEGISLGTSPEPDGSAPEAERTMG, from the coding sequence ATGTTCACCCGCATTGCCAACCTCTTCCGCGGATTTCTTGGATTGTTTGTGTCCGGTCTGGAGAAGGCCAATCCCGAAGCGCTCCTCGAGGTGGAAAAGGAGAATTTGCGCAAGCAGATCGCGAATTACAATCAGGGGCTGGCCTCCCACGCCGGGCTGTGCGAGCGCCTGATGACGCAGGTGAAGAAACTCGAAGGCGAGGAAAGGGATCTTCGCGCGAAGGCGGGAGCGAACCTGAAAGCCGGCAATCGCGACGCCGCCGGGCAATACGCGCTGCGCCTGCAGACGGTCAGTGCGCAACTTGCGGAAAATCGCCAGCAGCTGGAGGCTGCGGAGAAGACCTATCAGGATCTGCTGAAGGCGCGGGATGTTGCGGTGAAGGCTGCGCGGGACAAGATCGAATCGCTGAAATACGCGCTCACGGATCTGAAGATCAAGCGTGCCACCGCCGAGATGAACGAGATGGCGTCGGGAATGATCGGGGCGATCGGCGGCGCGGGTGACACGCTCAATCGGCTGCACGAGATGGTCGAGGAGGAGCGGCAGGTTGCCTCCGGACGCGCGCGCGTGGCGAAGGATTCCATCGACATGGGCGACATTCAGATCAAGGAAGCGGAGCAGAAGGCGCTGGCCGATCAGGCGCTGGCCGACTTCGCGGCGAAGGAAGGCATTTCGCTCGGCACTTCGCCGGAACCGGACGGATCCGCCCCCGAAGCGGAGCGCACGATGGGTTAA